One genomic segment of Danio aesculapii chromosome 15, fDanAes4.1, whole genome shotgun sequence includes these proteins:
- the mpzl3 gene encoding myelin protein zero-like protein 3: MDVNRSAFKGLLWCVFFTSGLCMSVWSPAEVSVVSGSAVSLSCSFSSSSRVTSLMSVDWKFKPQSGGPAKLFFHFSSVAYPVEDERFRGRVKWAGSPSGGDASILLLNTTQTDNGTFSCSVRNPPDIQGNTAQTVLTVTPQRVSLTLTDVGVLLVCVVGPSALVTLLLLSRICCCSEGPPALQHHSPIEVIAGEEYFYTQTQHKHSACCCYFKDSEYDEDDYMPDKLHEHTITASQC; the protein is encoded by the exons ATGGATGTGAACAGAAGCGCGTTTAAAGGCCTCCTCTGGTGTGTTTTCTTCACTTCCG ggtTGTGTATGTCAGTGTGGTCTCCAGCAGAGGTCAGTGTGGTCAGCGGGTCCGCCGTCTCCCTCTCCTgctccttctcctcctccagcCGTGTCACCAGCCTCATGTCCGTCGACTGGAAGTTCAAACCGCAGAGCGGCGGCCCCGCCAAACTG TTCTTCCACTTCTCGTCAGTGGCGTATCCTGTGGAGGACGAACGCTTCCGGGGTCGAGTGAAGTGGGCAGGAAGTCCATCAGGAGGAGACGCCTCCATCCTGCTGCTGAACACCACACAGACCGACAACGGCACCTTCAGCTGCAGCGTACGCAACCCTCCTGACATACAGGGGAACACGGCACAGACCGTACTGACCGTCACCCCGCAGa gagtgTCTCTGACTCTCACAGATGTGGGTGTTCTGCTGGTGTGTGTTGTGGGTCCGTCTGCTCTCGTCACACTACTCCTGTTGTCCCGGATCTGCTGCTGTTCTGAGGGTCCGCCGGCGCTGCAGCATCACTCGCCCATCGAGGTCATCGCAgg agAGGAGTACTTCTACACTCAGACTCAACACAAACACTCCGCCTGCTGCTGCTACTTCAAG gaCTCTGAGTATGATGAGGACGATTACATGCCGGACAAACTGCATGAACACACCATCACAGCGTCACAGTGTTAG
- the gap43 gene encoding neuromodulin, translated as MLCCIRRTKPVEKNEEADQEIKQDGTKPEENAHKAATKIQASFRGHITRKKMKDGEKEEENGGVPEEQEEEKPADASTETQEENKPEQPNSPATEAPPTAAADPAPSDTPAKEEVKEPQQEVEKPKEEEQSSAAANEKPEEEENAQKEEKVEENPADVPEAESQETHQIDKPDAAEDSKPAEGAVSDAGTEESV; from the exons ATGCTGTGCTGCATCAGAAGAACTAAACCG GTTGAGAAGAATGAAGAGGCTGATCAGGAGATCAAGCAGGATGGAACCAAACCGGAGGAAAACGCCCACAAGGCGGCCACCAAGATCCAGGCCAGCTTCCGCGGACACATCACCCGGAAAAAGATGAAGGACGGAGAGAAAGAGGAGGAGAACGGAGGAGTGCcggaggagcaggaggaggagaaACCGGCTGACGCCTCCACAGAAACACAGGAGGAGAACAAACCAGAGCAGCCCAATTCCCCAGCAACCGAAGCCCCACCCACTGCTGCAGCTGACCCCGCCCCCTCAGACACGCCTGCCAAAGAGGAAGTGAAGGAGCCGCAGCAGGAAGTGGAGAAGCCAAAGGAGGAAGAGCAGAGCTCGGCGGCTGCAAACGAGAAacctgaagaagaagaaaatgcaCAGAAAGAGGAGAAAGTGGAGGAGAATCCAGCCGACGTGCCTGAAGCTGAGAGCCAGGAGACACACCAAATAGACAAACCAG ATGCCGCTGAGGACTCCAAACCAGCAGAGGGAGCCGTTTCAGACGCCGGCACAGAGGAGAGTGTTTAA
- the LOC130242004 gene encoding myelin protein zero-like protein 2 — translation MRVQQAVLLLLLLLAASGCSIRVFTSGDVKAVNGTDVRLKCSFQSSAAVKETTLTVSWSFRPLTHGHQETVFYYHQKPYPPPEGRFRSRVQWVGDVSRGDASLVLRRVPFSYNGTFSCQIRNPPDVHGNIGEVRLSVVTTASLSEMLILCLSIGGAVLLLLLLSGATAVCVRSGCRRRSAEHTHSHTLAAEQQLWRQEK, via the exons ATGCGTGTGCAACAGGCggttctgctgctgctgctgctgctggcggCCTCAG gctgcAGTATACGCGTCTTCACGTCTGGAGATGTAAAGGCAGTGAACGGGACGGACGTGCGGCTGAAATGCAGCTTCCAGAGTTCAGCCGCGGTCAAAGAGACGACACTCACTGTGTCCTGGAGCTTCAGACCGCTCACACACGGACACCAGGAGAcg GTGTTCTACTACCACCAGAAGCCGTACCCGCCGCCGGAGGGCCGGTTCCGCAGCCGTGTGCAGTGGGTTGGAGATGTGAGCCGCGGCGACGCCTCGCTGGTTCTGCGCAGAGTCCCGTTCTCCTACAATGGAACCTTCAGCTGCCAGATCAGGAACCCGCCGGACGTACATGGGAACATAGGAGAGGTGCGGCTGAGCGTGGTCACCACAG CCTCGCTCTCTGAGATGCTGATCCTCTGTTTGTCCATCGGGGGCGCTGTCCTCCTCCTGCTGCTGTTGTCGGGGGCGACAGCGGTGTGTGTGCGCAGCGGCTGCAGACGCAGGAGTGCAGAACACACGCACTCGCACACTCTGGCTGCAGAACAACAACTGTGGAGACAAGAGAAGTGA